In a genomic window of Campylobacter concisus ATCC 51562:
- the ruvX gene encoding Holliday junction resolvase RuvX, whose amino-acid sequence MREKFMAIDVGLKRIGLAFGFGEIVTPLEPVLRKNRNQAARDVSQKVNEYTPDTLVVGVPIGGSSEDEMRRRIEHFVSLLDVKANIVYQDEAFSSSEASEIYTNTRRDGRLDSISATIILKRYLGIN is encoded by the coding sequence ATGAGAGAGAAATTTATGGCTATTGATGTTGGGCTAAAGCGAATAGGGCTTGCCTTTGGTTTTGGCGAGATCGTGACTCCGCTTGAGCCAGTGCTTAGAAAAAATAGAAATCAAGCCGCAAGAGATGTGAGTCAAAAGGTAAATGAATATACCCCAGATACGCTAGTAGTGGGTGTGCCAATCGGTGGTAGTAGCGAAGATGAGATGAGAAGACGCATCGAGCATTTTGTCTCACTTCTTGATGTAAAGGCAAATATTGTCTATCAAGATGAAGCCTTTAGTAGCAGCGAAGCTAGTGAAATTTACACCAATACAAGACGAGATGGTAGGCTAGATAGCATTTCGGCCACTATTATTTTAAAAAGATATCTTGGGATAAATTAA
- the queA gene encoding tRNA preQ1(34) S-adenosylmethionine ribosyltransferase-isomerase QueA: MSNINDVSSYDYFLPEELIAKEPVLPKEEARLLVYFKNTKEIKHYKFKDLSSLIPEDAAVIFNNTKVIKARILGQKESGGACEVMLNQPIGENKFSVYIRGKVSAGSILNFPDNLKVNVLELNDDGTRVVNFTQNGVLLDNVHLFSELEKIGHVPLPPYIKRADTKDDESWYQSIFAKNSGAVAAPTASLHISEQMLEQIKAKHEVAYITLHVGAGTFKGVECQNINDHKMHSEFYELSEQAQEIINSNKPILGVGTTVTRCVEEFARSKQANGFCKLFLNLNNKPIRQNYLLTNFHLPKSTLIMLVTSFIGLEETMRIYKTAVDEKYRFYSYGDGMLII, from the coding sequence ATGAGTAATATAAACGACGTCTCAAGTTATGATTATTTTTTGCCAGAAGAGCTCATCGCAAAAGAGCCAGTTTTGCCAAAAGAAGAGGCAAGATTGCTTGTCTATTTTAAAAATACAAAAGAGATAAAACACTACAAATTTAAAGATCTCTCCAGCCTTATCCCAGAGGACGCAGCGGTCATTTTTAATAACACAAAAGTTATCAAAGCTCGCATTTTAGGACAAAAAGAAAGCGGCGGGGCTTGCGAAGTGATGCTAAACCAGCCCATAGGCGAGAATAAATTTAGCGTCTATATAAGAGGTAAAGTAAGCGCTGGTAGCATTTTAAATTTTCCTGATAACCTAAAAGTAAATGTGCTTGAGCTAAATGACGATGGCACAAGGGTGGTAAATTTTACGCAAAATGGCGTTTTGCTTGATAATGTTCACCTTTTTAGTGAGCTTGAAAAGATTGGTCACGTCCCGCTTCCGCCATACATTAAAAGAGCCGATACAAAGGATGACGAGAGCTGGTATCAAAGCATATTTGCTAAAAATAGTGGTGCAGTGGCAGCTCCGACAGCTAGCCTTCACATAAGTGAGCAAATGTTAGAGCAGATAAAAGCAAAGCATGAAGTAGCCTACATTACGCTCCACGTTGGCGCTGGGACATTTAAAGGCGTGGAGTGCCAAAATATAAATGACCATAAAATGCACTCAGAATTTTACGAGCTAAGCGAGCAAGCTCAAGAGATTATAAATTCTAATAAACCAATCCTTGGCGTTGGCACGACGGTTACTAGATGTGTTGAAGAATTTGCAAGAAGCAAGCAAGCAAATGGCTTTTGTAAGTTATTTTTAAACCTAAATAATAAACCAATTAGACAAAACTACCTTCTTACAAATTTTCATCTACCAAAATCAACTCTAATAATGCTAGTTACTAGCTTCATAGGGCTTGAAGAGACGATGAGAATTTATAAAACGGCAGTTGATGAAAAGTATAGATTTTACTCATACGGCGACGGGATGTTGATAATATGA
- the tatC gene encoding twin-arginine translocase subunit TatC, with protein sequence MFEELRPHLIELRKRLFISIVSVFVCFGICFTFWNPLLAWMSEPLKQVLPAGSNIIFTQIQEPFFTAMKVAFFAGVVIALPIIFWQFWLFVAPGLYDNEKKYVIPFVISASFMFACGAAFCYYVVIPLGFAFLVNFGGQLFTALPSIGEYVGFFAKLLIGFGISFELPVITFFLAKIGLVDDKMLKDYFRYAVVIIFIFAAIVTPPDVISQVLMALPLIGLYGISIIVAKRANKSDDEDEKEEQDSDVASDE encoded by the coding sequence ATGTTTGAAGAGCTAAGACCCCATTTAATCGAACTTAGAAAGAGACTTTTTATAAGCATAGTAAGCGTTTTTGTCTGCTTTGGCATCTGCTTTACGTTTTGGAACCCACTGCTTGCATGGATGAGCGAACCACTAAAACAGGTCTTGCCAGCTGGCTCAAATATCATATTTACTCAAATTCAAGAGCCATTTTTTACAGCGATGAAAGTTGCATTTTTTGCTGGTGTCGTGATCGCGCTACCTATCATTTTTTGGCAGTTTTGGCTATTTGTCGCTCCTGGGCTTTATGACAATGAAAAAAAATATGTGATCCCATTTGTCATCTCAGCTTCATTTATGTTTGCGTGCGGGGCGGCGTTTTGTTACTACGTGGTGATTCCACTTGGCTTTGCATTTTTGGTAAATTTTGGTGGCCAGCTCTTTACGGCACTACCAAGCATTGGCGAGTATGTTGGCTTTTTTGCAAAACTACTAATTGGCTTTGGAATTTCATTTGAGCTACCAGTCATTACATTTTTCTTAGCAAAGATCGGGCTTGTCGATGACAAGATGCTAAAAGATTACTTCAGATACGCTGTTGTTATCATCTTTATCTTTGCAGCCATCGTTACACCACCTGATGTGATAAGTCAAGTCTTAATGGCACTGCCACTAATCGGACTTTATGGAATTTCAATAATCGTCGCCAAAAGAGCTAACAAGAGCGACGATGAAGACGAAAAAGAAGAACAAGACAGCGACGTAGCAAGCGATGAGTAA
- the tatB gene encoding Sec-independent protein translocase protein TatB, with the protein MFGMSFSEILVIAIIAVLVLGPDKLPSAMVQIAKFLKMFKKGINDAKSTFDQEMKIAELKEDAQKYKESITKSTQSVRKKLTFEELDEIKKSASDVTESIQNVVSDTKKTVENIQNPTNLVKDAILNDKKEA; encoded by the coding sequence ATGTTTGGAATGAGTTTTTCTGAAATCTTAGTTATCGCCATTATTGCAGTGTTAGTTTTAGGTCCTGACAAGCTGCCAAGCGCGATGGTTCAGATTGCAAAATTTCTAAAAATGTTTAAAAAAGGCATAAACGACGCAAAATCAACATTTGATCAAGAAATGAAGATAGCTGAGCTAAAAGAAGATGCTCAAAAATATAAAGAAAGCATAACTAAAAGCACGCAAAGTGTGCGCAAAAAGCTTACTTTTGAAGAGCTTGACGAGATCAAGAAAAGCGCAAGCGACGTCACTGAAAGCATACAAAACGTCGTAAGCGACACGAAGAAAACGGTAGAAAATATACAAAATCCAACAAATTTAGTTAAAGATGCGATCTTAAACGATAAAAAAGAGGCGTAA
- the hemW gene encoding radical SAM family heme chaperone HemW, which produces MQVYIHVPFCESKCPYCAFGSSDDEFNKVSTYFQALVLDLNFQLKNQNVKEISTIFFGGGTPSAVNAKLYDEIFSILAPLCTPTTEITLEANPNSASLAWLKHVKNLGANRISFGAQSFFEDKLKFLGRIHSREQIFKAVENAQTAGFSNINLDLIYDTKFDTKKRLLAETENLKSLAITHLSAYSLTLEENTPFAGKKSYKKDSDTLAKFMIEQIGLAGFGQYEISNYGQICKHNLGYWQGKNYLGVGAYSVGFVDGTRYYAKNSIDAYISQPTYREKEILNESELVREHIFLGLRSIVGVEAGRLSEAQIKRANILVENEKLLFKNGKFYNPNFLLSDEIALFIEG; this is translated from the coding sequence TTGCAAGTTTATATCCACGTGCCATTTTGCGAAAGCAAATGTCCTTATTGTGCTTTTGGCTCAAGCGATGACGAATTTAACAAGGTTAGCACTTATTTTCAAGCGCTAGTTCTTGATCTAAATTTTCAGCTAAAAAACCAAAATGTAAAAGAAATTTCTACTATCTTTTTTGGTGGTGGCACACCAAGTGCGGTAAATGCTAAGCTTTATGATGAAATTTTTAGCATTTTAGCGCCTCTTTGCACACCAACAACCGAGATTACACTTGAAGCAAATCCAAACTCAGCAAGCCTTGCTTGGCTAAAGCATGTTAAAAATTTAGGCGCAAACCGCATAAGCTTTGGCGCGCAAAGCTTTTTTGAAGATAAGCTTAAATTTCTTGGGCGCATTCACAGCAGGGAGCAAATTTTTAAAGCAGTTGAAAATGCCCAGACAGCTGGCTTTAGCAATATAAATTTAGACCTCATCTACGACACCAAATTTGATACTAAAAAACGCCTTTTGGCTGAAACTGAAAATCTAAAAAGCCTTGCTATCACGCATCTAAGCGCCTACTCGCTCACTCTTGAAGAAAACACCCCATTTGCTGGCAAAAAAAGCTATAAAAAGGATAGTGACACTTTGGCTAAATTTATGATAGAGCAAATTGGGCTTGCTGGCTTTGGGCAGTATGAAATTTCAAATTACGGGCAAATTTGCAAACATAATCTTGGCTACTGGCAGGGCAAAAACTACCTTGGTGTAGGGGCTTATAGCGTGGGCTTCGTGGATGGCACGAGATACTACGCCAAAAATAGCATAGATGCCTACATTTCACAGCCAACTTACAGAGAAAAAGAAATTTTAAACGAGAGTGAGCTAGTAAGAGAGCATATATTTTTAGGGCTTAGAAGCATAGTTGGCGTGGAGGCTGGACGCTTAAGTGAGGCTCAGATAAAAAGAGCAAATATACTTGTAGAAAATGAAAAACTGCTCTTTAAAAATGGTAAATTTTACAATCCAAATTTCTTACTAAGTGACGAGATCGCACTCTTTATCGAGGGCTAA
- a CDS encoding helix-turn-helix domain-containing protein — translation MINLDKKYGTSKISQKEKQVSVEFFKQSSGISYLKSEILCNGKIKRDRHKSKKYLFLMFNEDKNDLCFKLDRKEYILNKDEFCIGLVNDDFKGVFEYQNKFYKTKTLLFDESYANKLEIFAGLRFDDKFELLKYKKDLAQICVLNELETTNLYEGAMREIFTESKILELIYKSKIRKEREISLSSDEEKTLLKAKMILLSRMQNPPSIKELAHLCGTNDFWLKKNFKLFFKDTIYQLLAKERLKLAFTLLEQNDISIKEAANIVGYANTAHFAKIFKINFGFLPSKLLKTKSYF, via the coding sequence ATGATAAATTTGGACAAAAAATATGGAACGAGCAAAATATCTCAAAAGGAAAAACAAGTAAGCGTGGAGTTTTTCAAGCAAAGCAGTGGCATCAGCTATCTAAAAAGTGAAATTTTATGTAATGGCAAGATAAAAAGAGATCGTCACAAGTCTAAAAAATACCTATTTTTAATGTTTAATGAGGATAAAAACGATCTTTGCTTTAAGCTTGATAGAAAAGAGTATATTTTAAACAAAGATGAATTTTGCATTGGGCTTGTTAATGATGATTTTAAAGGTGTCTTTGAGTATCAAAATAAATTTTATAAGACAAAAACACTACTTTTTGACGAAAGCTATGCAAATAAGCTTGAGATATTTGCTGGACTTAGATTTGATGATAAATTTGAGCTATTAAAATACAAAAAAGATTTAGCTCAAATTTGCGTTTTAAATGAGCTTGAGACGACAAATTTATATGAAGGCGCGATGAGGGAAATCTTTACCGAGTCAAAAATTTTAGAGCTTATTTATAAAAGTAAAATACGAAAAGAGCGCGAAATTTCACTTAGCAGCGATGAAGAAAAAACTCTTTTAAAGGCTAAAATGATCTTGCTAAGTCGTATGCAAAATCCTCCAAGCATCAAGGAGCTAGCCCATCTTTGTGGCACAAATGACTTTTGGCTAAAGAAAAATTTTAAGCTATTTTTCAAAGATACGATCTACCAACTCTTAGCAAAAGAGCGTCTAAAGCTAGCTTTTACTCTTTTGGAGCAAAACGATATTAGCATAAAAGAAGCCGCAAATATCGTAGGCTACGCAAATACTGCACATTTTGCAAAAATTTTTAAGATAAATTTTGGCTTTTTGCCAAGCAAACTCTTAAAGACAAAAAGCTACTTTTAA
- a CDS encoding TonB-dependent receptor domain-containing protein, which yields MKSALKISICAAIFINLPLFANEDKVLPEVKVVSATGFEQNIKDAPATLSVITKEALEKKNHKDIESMTKDIPSLFGATLGAANRRGISIRGLSQRHTKILVNGMPVPGDNAYKGLRSVGGSYSFIPPASAISRIEVIRGPMSSLYGSDALGGVINIIIDEFSNEFGANLGSSYKFARNKNISGELYNSLYLHSGLIDDVLSVSVYGKNLNKSEDKISYANREQKDRNFGAKLFFKPNENNDLTLELARSDLKFKRTKGKTLASGTNNSSVDLERIKGDVINLSHEARLDNILLQSYLSYGKIKEIAQQNLTLKTLNFDTKGSYFTDNNAFTLGLNAKKEKLDEKATTADAANVKRYDVSLYGEDDYHLTKDFILSTGIRYNYDENYGSHVSPRIYGIYNLSDFFALKGGVSTGYATPDIKQRTQDLALPFAGGLGAQLCRSSLKPETSVSYEFGGVYNNNEGFETSLTGFYTSFKDMLGTQSICTPRPGNPCKHKGKIYRRGIWESVNIGKAEIYGVELTNEWQVTNALRLNQSYVYTKSKQKDGSEVGKSLNNYPLHTFKFGANYELNRWLNFWSQINYYGRTKESLSYDDDMRAYVIADLGINYNVTKNFSLNLSVYNLFNEFFTTRSGRYDILIVDGQKIELGFNLKF from the coding sequence GTGAAAAGTGCATTAAAAATTTCTATTTGTGCGGCAATTTTTATAAATTTACCGCTTTTTGCAAATGAAGATAAGGTTCTACCAGAAGTTAAAGTGGTGAGTGCGACAGGATTTGAGCAAAATATCAAAGACGCACCAGCAACGCTTAGTGTTATAACTAAAGAGGCATTAGAAAAGAAAAATCACAAAGATATCGAGAGCATGACCAAAGATATCCCAAGTCTTTTTGGAGCAACTCTTGGGGCAGCAAATAGACGAGGAATTTCTATTCGAGGTCTTTCTCAAAGACATACAAAAATTTTAGTAAATGGCATGCCAGTACCCGGTGATAACGCCTATAAAGGGCTTAGAAGCGTTGGAGGCTCATATAGTTTCATTCCGCCAGCAAGTGCGATAAGCCGTATTGAAGTGATACGTGGACCTATGAGCTCGCTTTATGGAAGTGACGCACTAGGCGGAGTTATAAATATTATTATAGATGAGTTTAGTAATGAATTTGGTGCAAATCTTGGCTCAAGTTATAAATTTGCTAGAAATAAAAATATAAGTGGCGAGCTTTACAATAGCCTTTATTTGCACTCTGGACTAATTGACGATGTTTTAAGTGTTTCTGTTTATGGTAAAAATTTAAATAAATCAGAAGATAAAATTTCTTATGCAAATAGAGAGCAAAAGGATAGAAATTTTGGTGCAAAGCTATTTTTTAAGCCAAATGAAAATAATGATCTTACACTTGAGCTTGCAAGAAGCGATCTGAAATTTAAAAGAACTAAAGGCAAAACTTTAGCCTCTGGCACAAATAATAGCTCAGTAGATCTTGAGCGAATAAAGGGCGATGTGATAAATTTAAGCCATGAAGCAAGGCTTGATAATATCTTGCTTCAAAGCTATTTATCTTACGGCAAGATAAAAGAGATAGCACAACAAAATTTGACGTTAAAGACTCTAAATTTTGATACAAAAGGCTCATATTTTACCGATAATAATGCCTTTACATTAGGACTAAATGCTAAAAAAGAAAAACTTGACGAAAAGGCTACCACAGCAGATGCGGCAAATGTAAAAAGATATGATGTTTCACTTTACGGCGAGGATGACTATCACCTTACAAAAGATTTTATCTTAAGTACTGGTATTCGTTATAACTACGATGAGAACTATGGCTCGCACGTTTCACCAAGAATTTATGGTATCTATAACTTAAGCGACTTTTTTGCTCTAAAAGGCGGAGTTAGCACAGGTTATGCGACACCTGATATCAAGCAGCGAACACAAGATCTTGCGTTGCCATTTGCTGGGGGACTTGGAGCACAGCTTTGTAGAAGTAGCCTTAAGCCAGAGACAAGCGTAAGCTATGAATTTGGTGGCGTTTATAATAATAATGAAGGTTTTGAAACGTCTTTAACTGGCTTTTACACAAGCTTTAAGGACATGTTGGGTACACAGAGTATCTGCACTCCAAGACCTGGCAATCCTTGCAAGCACAAAGGTAAAATTTACCGCCGCGGAATTTGGGAAAGTGTAAATATCGGCAAAGCTGAAATTTACGGAGTTGAGTTAACAAATGAGTGGCAGGTGACAAATGCTCTTAGGCTAAATCAAAGCTACGTCTATACAAAATCAAAACAAAAAGATGGATCAGAAGTTGGCAAAAGCTTAAACAACTATCCGCTTCATACATTTAAATTTGGAGCGAACTACGAGCTAAATAGATGGCTAAATTTCTGGTCACAGATAAATTATTATGGTAGAACCAAAGAATCTCTTAGCTATGATGATGACATGAGAGCTTATGTGATCGCAGATCTTGGCATAAACTACAATGTAACCAAAAATTTCAGCCTAAACTTAAGCGTTTATAATCTCTTTAACGAGTTTTTTACGACAAGATCAGGCAGATACGATATTTTGATAGTCGATGGACAAAAGATCGAGCTTGGCTTTAATTTGAAGTTTTAA
- a CDS encoding PepSY-associated TM helix domain-containing protein, giving the protein MFKIWRKFHLILALIFALPLLIISISGAIISYHDEIIEAFSKDKIDIATNKSALKIDEILKVFNKIRPNFNLSYIKIKGEANRAYVLSGTSENGEFKSFFVDPYTGEIVSENSVEKFIGLALNLHKNLGLALFKNENLSKFASELVAISTLALLVILITGAFIHFWRFRSKFINAFKLNLKAKKFAFLYSLHGFLGLYLGAILLIICISGLYFSYESFAKVINQICGEEKVFKKPNFTSKNGFSLNDEQKVENLQKAYEIFTLKFGNEFDALNFILNKDGVKFMIFYLPKGASESDGVRFVVDTASGEILKNTMPKSFEIYKFMLDLHAGYTFGEAGKFIFFMASCGVGVLLFSGCEIYYKRRKK; this is encoded by the coding sequence ATGTTTAAAATTTGGCGGAAATTTCATTTAATTTTAGCTCTTATCTTTGCTTTGCCACTTTTGATAATCTCAATTAGTGGAGCAATTATTTCGTATCATGATGAGATAATTGAGGCTTTTAGCAAAGATAAGATAGACATAGCAACTAATAAAAGTGCTTTAAAAATAGATGAAATTTTAAAGGTCTTTAATAAGATCAGGCCAAATTTTAACCTTAGTTATATAAAGATAAAAGGCGAGGCAAATAGGGCTTATGTGTTAAGCGGCACAAGCGAGAATGGCGAGTTTAAGTCATTCTTTGTAGATCCTTATACGGGCGAGATAGTCTCTGAAAATAGCGTGGAAAAATTTATAGGACTAGCTTTAAATTTACATAAAAATCTAGGACTAGCTCTATTTAAAAATGAAAATTTATCTAAATTTGCAAGTGAGCTAGTGGCGATTTCAACGCTTGCACTACTTGTGATTTTAATAACTGGAGCGTTTATACATTTTTGGAGATTTAGAAGCAAATTTATTAACGCCTTTAAGCTAAATCTAAAGGCAAAGAAGTTTGCATTTTTATATTCGTTGCACGGATTTTTAGGGCTTTATTTGGGGGCCATTTTGCTTATTATCTGTATTAGCGGTCTATACTTTTCTTATGAGAGCTTTGCTAAGGTTATAAATCAAATTTGTGGCGAAGAGAAGGTATTTAAAAAGCCAAATTTTACTAGCAAAAATGGTTTTAGCCTAAATGATGAGCAAAAGGTAGAAAATCTTCAAAAAGCTTATGAAATTTTTACTTTAAAATTTGGAAATGAGTTTGATGCTTTAAATTTTATTCTCAATAAAGATGGCGTAAAATTTATGATCTTTTACTTGCCAAAAGGCGCTAGTGAGAGTGATGGCGTTAGGTTTGTAGTCGATACGGCAAGTGGAGAAATTTTAAAAAACACCATGCCAAAATCTTTTGAAATTTATAAATTTATGCTTGATCTGCACGCTGGATATACATTTGGGGAGGCTGGAAAATTTATCTTTTTTATGGCTTCTTGTGGAGTTGGCGTGCTACTTTTTAGCGGCTGCGAGATTTACTACAAACGTCGTAAAAAGTAG
- a CDS encoding RNA pyrophosphohydrolase: MQKKYRPNVAAVILSSLYPFKCEILVAKRVDMDDIWQFPQGGIDEGESPKQALKRELKEEIGTDKIDILDEYPQWLSYDFPANAAKKFYPFDGQTQKYFLVRLKNGASINLKTEHPEFSEYKFVDFGRSLEGINHFKKPIYEKVLSYFKEKGYF; encoded by the coding sequence ATGCAAAAAAAATACAGACCAAATGTGGCAGCTGTTATTTTGTCTAGCTTGTATCCATTTAAATGTGAAATTTTAGTCGCAAAAAGGGTGGATATGGACGATATTTGGCAGTTTCCTCAAGGTGGAATAGATGAAGGTGAGAGTCCAAAGCAGGCCTTAAAAAGGGAGCTTAAAGAAGAGATCGGAACTGATAAAATCGATATCTTAGATGAGTATCCGCAGTGGCTAAGCTACGACTTTCCAGCAAACGCGGCAAAGAAATTTTATCCATTTGATGGACAGACGCAAAAATATTTTTTGGTTAGACTTAAAAATGGAGCCAGCATAAATTTAAAGACAGAGCATCCAGAGTTTAGCGAGTATAAATTTGTAGATTTTGGTAGAAGCTTAGAGGGAATAAATCACTTTAAAAAGCCTATTTATGAAAAGGTTTTGAGTTATTTTAAAGAGAAAGGATATTTTTGA
- a CDS encoding aspartate kinase, translated as MLIVQKFGGTSVGTLERIEAVANRVIETKNSGADVVVVVSAMSGVTNQLVEYSEYFSKHPDGVATDMLLSSGEQVTTALLTIALNAKGYACVGMTGAMAGIITDDIHTKARIERIETARLKAELKAGKIVVVAGFQGIDEKGNITTLGRGGSDLSAVALAGALDADLCEIFTDVDGVYTTDPRIEKKAKKLEKISYDEMLELASAGAKVLQNRSVELAKKLNVKLITRSSFNHNEGTLIAKEDDNMEAVLVSGIALDKNQARVTLRGVVDKPGIAAEIFTALAHENINVDMIIQNVGHDGTTNLGFTVPQNELELAKETMQKLSAAKHIEFDDAIVKVSVIGVGMKSHSGVACLAFETLAKEGINIQMISTSEIKISMIVDQKYGELAVRVLHDAYKLDK; from the coding sequence ATGTTGATCGTTCAAAAATTTGGCGGAACTAGCGTAGGAACACTTGAACGCATCGAAGCTGTGGCAAATAGAGTCATTGAGACAAAAAATAGCGGTGCAGACGTAGTTGTGGTAGTTTCTGCGATGAGCGGAGTTACAAATCAATTGGTTGAATATAGTGAGTATTTTTCAAAACATCCAGATGGCGTCGCCACTGATATGCTTTTAAGCTCTGGAGAGCAAGTAACGACCGCACTTTTAACGATCGCACTTAATGCAAAAGGCTATGCGTGTGTGGGTATGACAGGTGCGATGGCAGGCATAATTACTGATGATATTCATACAAAAGCAAGGATCGAAAGGATAGAGACTGCTAGGCTAAAAGCCGAGCTAAAAGCTGGCAAAATCGTAGTTGTAGCTGGCTTTCAAGGTATAGATGAAAAAGGTAATATCACAACCCTTGGTAGAGGCGGTAGTGACCTTAGTGCAGTTGCATTAGCAGGTGCGCTTGATGCTGATCTATGCGAAATTTTTACCGATGTTGATGGCGTTTATACGACTGATCCAAGGATAGAAAAAAAGGCAAAAAAACTTGAGAAAATAAGCTATGATGAGATGCTTGAGCTCGCTTCTGCTGGCGCAAAGGTACTACAAAATCGCTCAGTCGAGCTAGCAAAAAAACTAAATGTAAAACTCATTACAAGAAGTAGTTTTAATCACAACGAAGGTACATTAATAGCAAAGGAAGATGACAATATGGAAGCAGTTTTAGTAAGCGGAATAGCACTAGATAAAAATCAAGCAAGAGTAACACTAAGGGGCGTAGTTGATAAGCCTGGCATTGCAGCAGAAATTTTTACAGCTTTAGCTCATGAAAATATAAACGTAGATATGATAATCCAAAACGTAGGACATGACGGAACTACAAATTTAGGCTTTACAGTGCCACAAAATGAGCTTGAGCTAGCAAAAGAGACTATGCAAAAGCTCTCAGCTGCAAAACATATAGAATTTGATGACGCTATCGTGAAAGTTTCAGTGATTGGAGTTGGCATGAAGAGCCATAGCGGTGTAGCATGTTTAGCATTTGAAACGCTTGCAAAAGAGGGTATAAATATCCAAATGATCTCAACAAGCGAGATAAAAATTTCAATGATTGTTGATCAAAAATATGGCGAGCTAGCGGTTCGCGTACTTCACGATGCTTATAAGCTAGATAAATAA
- a CDS encoding HobA family DNA replication regulator has translation MQDFIQWTLKAIRDEGPLMSWMEERRVEWTPLLASRLKFLLEGRAFITISDEERRWFEIYLLKKMNHSKSIRPFLPFFSLRSLYPSLDEIETNEQKQLLKDMLSLAFPNGYLFFYIGKSLDRYANLAKSDEDSYMWLFDEQAQNSFTLSSSDENLDIKLISLCKIFDKSIDAALFAKVIL, from the coding sequence ATGCAAGATTTTATTCAGTGGACGTTAAAGGCTATTAGGGACGAAGGCCCTTTGATGAGCTGGATGGAGGAAAGGCGTGTTGAATGGACGCCTTTGCTCGCATCTAGGCTTAAATTTTTACTTGAAGGAAGGGCTTTTATAACTATAAGTGATGAAGAGCGAAGATGGTTTGAAATTTATCTTTTAAAAAAGATGAACCATTCAAAAAGTATCAGACCGTTTTTGCCATTTTTTAGCCTAAGATCGCTTTATCCATCACTTGATGAGATAGAGACAAATGAGCAAAAGCAGCTTCTAAAAGATATGCTAAGTCTTGCTTTCCCAAACGGGTACTTGTTTTTTTATATCGGAAAGAGCCTTGATAGATATGCGAATTTAGCCAAAAGTGATGAGGATAGTTATATGTGGCTATTTGACGAGCAGGCGCAAAACAGCTTTACTCTTAGCTCGAGCGATGAAAATTTAGATATTAAACTAATAAGTCTTTGCAAAATTTTTGATAAAAGTATCGATGCGGCGCTCTTTGCAAAGGTGATACTCTAA
- a CDS encoding DNA polymerase III subunit delta', with the protein MLNKIVVTSDFENLKAKLEDEFGINNLRFYISDDFLLENAKEVIAEAYIAEKDEKILVIYANSFRTEAQNALLKIIEEPPRNIKFIIATQSKNLLLPTIRSRMLIENNLTKKPKITLDLNLKSLSLKELTSFIDQKIADEQAQKFGKNELKELVGVIVTKAVDSGYKFSGDEMDYFFSLIRLADLNAKSHAVLTPLLLTIFQKGRR; encoded by the coding sequence ATGCTTAATAAAATCGTCGTTACAAGCGATTTTGAAAATTTAAAAGCCAAACTTGAAGATGAGTTTGGTATAAATAATTTAAGATTTTATATAAGTGATGATTTTTTGCTAGAAAATGCAAAGGAGGTCATCGCAGAAGCATACATTGCTGAAAAAGATGAAAAAATTTTAGTAATATATGCTAATTCTTTTAGGACAGAGGCTCAAAATGCACTTTTAAAGATCATCGAAGAGCCTCCAAGAAATATCAAATTTATAATAGCAACGCAGAGTAAAAATTTACTTCTACCAACGATTAGATCAAGAATGCTCATAGAAAATAATCTCACCAAAAAGCCAAAAATAACTCTTGATCTAAACTTAAAATCGCTTAGCCTAAAAGAGCTAACAAGCTTTATCGATCAAAAGATCGCAGACGAGCAAGCTCAGAAATTTGGCAAAAACGAGCTAAAAGAGCTTGTTGGCGTTATCGTGACAAAGGCGGTCGACAGCGGGTATAAATTTAGCGGCGATGAGATGGATTATTTTTTCTCGCTTATTAGGCTTGCTGATCTAAATGCCAAGTCTCACGCCGTGCTAACGCCACTACTGCTTACTATATTTCAAAAAGGACGACGTTGA